In Agromyces sp. Leaf222, the genomic window CCCGCCCATCGAGCACGTGGCCGAGCTTCCAGCCGATGTTCCAGCCGTCCTGCATCGAGACGTTCATGCCCTGGCCGGCCTTGGCGCTGTGCGTGTGGCAGGCGTCTCCCGTGATGAACACGCGTGGCGTGCGGCTGCCCTGCTCGTGGAGCGGCACGTCGTCGAAGCGGTCGGTGACGCGGTGGCCGACCTCGTACACCGAGTGCCACGGCACGTTGCGCACGTCGAGCGTGTAGGGGTGCAGGATGTCGTTCGCCTTCGCGATGACCTGGTCGAGGGTCGTGCGGCGCACCGCTCCGTGGTCGTCTTCGGCGACCTCGCCGAGGTCGACGTACATGCGGAACAGCTGCCCGCCCTCGCGCGGGATGAGCAGGATGTTGCCCGCCTCCGACTGGATCGAGCACTTCGTGCGGATGTCGGGGAAGTCGGTGACGGCGAGCGTGTCCATGACGCCCCAGGCATGGAACGACTGCGCGCCGACGTGCTGCGCCCCGATCGACTCGCGCACCTTGCTGCGTGCACCGTCGGCGCCGACGACGTACTTGGCGCGCACGGTGCGTCGCTCGCCCGTGTGCTCGCCGTCGAGTGCTGCGGCGTGCGAGGCGTCGCCCGCGCCGAGGCCGACGCCGGTGGCCCGCTCGAGCGTCACGGTCACCGGATACTCGGGCAAATCGCCACCGGCGCCGGGCTGCGCGACCGCGAGTCCGACGAACTCCCACCCGTAGTCGGGCACGATGCGACCGGGGGAGTTGCGGGCGTACTCGGCGAAGTAGTCGAGCACGCGGGCCTGGTTCACGATCAGGTGCGGGAACTCGCTGATGCCGGTGGGGTCGTCGGGCGTGACGGCCGCGCGGTGGATGTTCGCGTGGTTCTCGGGATCGGGCTTCCAGAACGCCATCTCGGTGATGCGGTACGCCTCGGCGATGATGCGCTCCGCGAAGCCGAACGCCTGGAACGTCTCGACGCTGCGCGCCTGGATGCCGTCGGCCTGCCCGATCTCGAGCCTTCCGCCGCGCCGCTCCACGAGGCGGGTCGTGACGCCCGGGAACTGCGCGAGTTGCGCCGCCGCGACCATGCCGGCCGGGCCGGACCCCACGATGAGCACGTCGACCTCGTCGGGCAGCTCCCCGGGGCGGTCGAGGCCGACACCGGCCGCGGGCTCGACCCTCGGGTCACCCGAGACATAGCCGTAGTGGTGGAACTGCACGGATCTTCCTCACTTCGTCGTGGGTCGGCTGTCGCAATGCTTCGTTCTATAAACGAACACGCTATTCCGATATCGCTCAGTCAGTGTAGGTCGCGCGCGCCACGACGACAAGCGGATGCCGCGGCATCCGCTCGTCTCGATCAGCTCGAGGACTCAGGCCTCGGGGATCGGCATGCCGAACCGCTCGAGCGTGATGGCCACCGGCTCGGGGCCCCGGCGCACGCCGGCGTCGAGCGCGTCGATGCGTGCCACCTCATCGGCACCGAGCTCGAAGTCGAACACGTCGAAGTTCTCGGCGATGCGGTGCGGCGTGACCGACTTCGGGATCGCCGAGCGCCCGTGCTGCACGTGCCAGCGCAGCATCACCTGCGCAGACGACTTGCCGTGCGCCGCCGCGATCTGGGCGATCGTCGGGTCGTCGAGCGTGCTGCCGCCCTGCCCCTCGCGGTAGAAGGTGATGCCGCCGATGGGCGACCACGCCTGATTCACGATGCCGTGCTCGTCGTCGAGCGCGAGCACCTCGCGCTGCTGGAAGAACGGGTGGATCTCGAGCTGGTTCACCGTCGGCACCACGCCGGCGACGTCGAGCAACCGGCGCAGGTGCTCGGGCATGAAGTTGCTGACGCCGATCGCGCGCACCCGCCCATCGGCGTAGAGCGCCTCGAGCCCCCGGTAGGCCTCGAGGGTGCGCTCGAACGCGGTCGGCAACGGCTGGTGCAGGATCAGCAGGTCGAGCTGGTCGACGCCGAGCTTCGCGGCCGACTTGTCGAACGCGTGCAGGGTCTCGTCGTAGCCGTAGTCGCTGATCCACACCTTGGTCTCGAGGAACAGCTCGTCGCGCGGCACGGCGGCTTCGGCGATCGCCTGCCCGACCTCGCGCTCGTTCAGGTACGCCGCCGCCGTGTCGATGTGCCGGTACCCGACGCGCAGCGCTTCGCGAACGGCCGCGGCGGTCTGGTCGGGTGCGGCCTGGTACACGCCGAAGCCGAGGGTGGGCAGTTCGACGCCGTTGTTCAGCGTGAGCGTGGGAATCGTCATGCTTCGACGCTACGCCCGGCCACCCACGACCGGGAGGCACTGCGGGTACCCGTCATGTTGCGCCGCAACGCCCACAGCCCCGCCGCACAGGACGATACTGTCCGCATGCCGATCGACGAGCCGGAAGCGGGGCGCCCGCATGAGCAGTGACACCCCGCTCGGAGGTTACCTGCGGGCGCGACGGGTGCGGGTGCGACCGGAGGACGTCGGCATCCCGGTCGGCGCGGAGCAGCGACGCGTCGACGGCCTGCGCCGTGAAGAGGTGGCCGTGCTCGCCGGCATCAGCACCGAGTACTACCTGCGGCTCGAGCAGGGGCGCGAATCGAACCCGTCGGCGCAGGTGCTCGACGCGCTGGCCCGCGCGCTGCGCCTCGACGCGGCCGCGCGCGCCTACCTGCACGAACTCGCACAGCGACCTTCCGCGGTGCCGGTGCATGGCGGCGACCTGGTGCAACCGCACGTGCAGTGGCTCATCGACTCGTGGCCGTGCACCGCGGCGGTCATTCACAACCGCTACATCGACGTGCTCGCGAGCAATGCGCTGGCTCGGGCACTGAGCCCGAACTACCGGGTCGGCGTCAACAACCTCAGGTCGCTGCTGACCGATCCCGCCGATCGGGCGCTGCACGAGGGATGGGACGGGCTGACCGCCAGATCGGTCGCGCTCTTCCGGTCGATGTTCGGCGTGCGTCCCGGCGACGCCCGGCTCGGCTCCCTCGTCGACGAGCTCACGTCGAGCAGCGCCCGCTTCCGCGAGCTGTGG contains:
- a CDS encoding FAD-binding monooxygenase; this encodes MQFHHYGYVSGDPRVEPAAGVGLDRPGELPDEVDVLIVGSGPAGMVAAAQLAQFPGVTTRLVERRGGRLEIGQADGIQARSVETFQAFGFAERIIAEAYRITEMAFWKPDPENHANIHRAAVTPDDPTGISEFPHLIVNQARVLDYFAEYARNSPGRIVPDYGWEFVGLAVAQPGAGGDLPEYPVTVTLERATGVGLGAGDASHAAALDGEHTGERRTVRAKYVVGADGARSKVRESIGAQHVGAQSFHAWGVMDTLAVTDFPDIRTKCSIQSEAGNILLIPREGGQLFRMYVDLGEVAEDDHGAVRRTTLDQVIAKANDILHPYTLDVRNVPWHSVYEVGHRVTDRFDDVPLHEQGSRTPRVFITGDACHTHSAKAGQGMNVSMQDGWNIGWKLGHVLDGRADAKLLETYHAERHVVAAELIAFDREWSKLMATKPEDLGDPAELEDFYVRTFEFPAGFMTQYEPSMIVGSQQHQSLATGFPVGKRFKSAPVERVCDGNPVHLGHHHRADGRWRIYAFADAAPSRADASALASWARWLAEASDSPLAAHVPAGGAFDDVFDVKVVYQQPHLEVELGHVPRVFLPATGPFGLTDYEKVYAADPAHDIFEERGLSRDGVVVVVRPDHYVAQVLPLSAMVELADFFRGALLAR
- a CDS encoding aldo/keto reductase, whose product is MTIPTLTLNNGVELPTLGFGVYQAAPDQTAAAVREALRVGYRHIDTAAAYLNEREVGQAIAEAAVPRDELFLETKVWISDYGYDETLHAFDKSAAKLGVDQLDLLILHQPLPTAFERTLEAYRGLEALYADGRVRAIGVSNFMPEHLRRLLDVAGVVPTVNQLEIHPFFQQREVLALDDEHGIVNQAWSPIGGITFYREGQGGSTLDDPTIAQIAAAHGKSSAQVMLRWHVQHGRSAIPKSVTPHRIAENFDVFDFELGADEVARIDALDAGVRRGPEPVAITLERFGMPIPEA
- a CDS encoding helix-turn-helix transcriptional regulator, coding for MSSDTPLGGYLRARRVRVRPEDVGIPVGAEQRRVDGLRREEVAVLAGISTEYYLRLEQGRESNPSAQVLDALARALRLDAAARAYLHELAQRPSAVPVHGGDLVQPHVQWLIDSWPCTAAVIHNRYIDVLASNALARALSPNYRVGVNNLRSLLTDPADRALHEGWDGLTARSVALFRSMFGVRPGDARLGSLVDELTSSSARFRELWARNDVVQVTDGVHSLQHPDVGALTLHFMRLPLAGTDGHTVYLYQAEPGSPSAEALAALAALAAQGVQPQAARG